One region of Eleutherodactylus coqui strain aEleCoq1 chromosome 5, aEleCoq1.hap1, whole genome shotgun sequence genomic DNA includes:
- the LOC136627124 gene encoding myeloblastin-like: MMTMKPISNMNFLIILVVLWVCQVDGGTFHTGIVGGREAVPNSHPYIASLQFRRQHFCGGSLIGQQFVMTAAHCLSDINVNQVTVVLGAHSLRRNEASRQAFRISRVFENGFSPQTLENDILVLQLDRRVTLNSRVNSIRLPRVNQTVPAGTQCVAAGWGRLGTQARPSDRLQELNVTVTGRDLCRPNNICTGVFMRQAGICFGDSGGPLVCNGVIQGISSFIIRTCGSGVAPDFFSRVALFRDFIDRSINS; this comes from the exons ATGATGACTATGAAGCCCATCAGTAACATGAACTTTCTCATCATACTGGTAGTCCTCTGGGTATGCCAGGTGGATGGAG GGACTTTCCATACTGGAATTgttgggggcagggaggctgttcCCAACTCTCATCCTTACATTGCCTCTCTTCAGTTCAGACGTCAGCATTTCTGTGGGGGATCCCTCATTGGCCAGCAATTTGTAATGACAGCTGCCCATTGCCTGTCAGACAT AAATGTAAATCAGGTGACTGTAGTTTTGGGAGCTCATTCTCTGCGGCGCAACGAGGCGTCCAGACAAGCATTTAGAATTTCTCGCGTCTTTGAAAATGGCTTCAGCCCGCAGACACTGGAAAACGATATCCTCGTCTTACAG CTTGATAGGAGAGTAACTCTCAACTCCAGAGTTAATTCGATTAGACTACCTCGGGTCAACCAGACGGTCCCTGCTGGAACCCAATGTGTCGCTGCAGGATGGGGGCGATTAGGAACACAGGCCAGGCCTTCAGACCGTCTTCAGGAGCTCAACGTCACAGTGACTGGAAGAGATCTATGTCGTCCCAACAACATATGCACCGGAGTATTCATGCGGCAGGCCGGCATATGCTTC ggcgACTCTGGGGGACCTCTCGTGTGCAATGGGGTCATTCAAGGCATTTCTTCTTTCATAATCCGTACTTGTGGAAGTGGAGTGGCTCCTGATTTCTTCTCACGGGTTGCTCTTTTCCGAGACTTCATTGATCGCTCCATCAACAGCTAA